The sequence AACTTGGCCAAGAAAGAGAGGGAGATATCCAGTATAGATGATATCCCATGGAAGAAAGTCGAAGGTTATGAAAAAGTTTATGAAAAGATTTTAAGTTTTGATGATGAGACTGGGGCATATACGAGATTGCTCCGATTCGATCCGGGAGCTGAGATTCCACACATACTCGAGCACGATTTTTGGGAAGAAGTCTTCATCTTAGATGGAATGCTCATCGATAAAAGAAAGAATCTGACTCTGACCAAAGGTATGTACGGTTGTAGACCACCTGGCATGAAGCATGGGCCTTATCTATCGCCTAATGGATGTATAACATTTGAAATCAGATATTATGGGTTTAAAGGGAAGG comes from Nitrososphaerales archaeon and encodes:
- a CDS encoding cupin domain-containing protein, which translates into the protein MAKKEREISSIDDIPWKKVEGYEKVYEKILSFDDETGAYTRLLRFDPGAEIPHILEHDFWEEVFILDGMLIDKRKNLTLTKGMYGCRPPGMKHGPYLSPNGCITFEIRYYGFKGKGKGDG